One genomic window of Danio rerio strain Tuebingen ecotype United States chromosome 24, GRCz12tu, whole genome shotgun sequence includes the following:
- the LOC108191725 gene encoding uncharacterized protein, translating into MVQDTVIIEEGPDSKRMKLDDEAKKLVQSVLVKKPGGESIINEYNRTKALKDETRRKMVNILAADMTEKNGGSPPRLVKEKYARGIVALFPYLSDPYSKNGFEHYYDGESGTGYLAWRIKTIQRNLAKERRGSFEGQVSYAERGSGGPTVARHSKFTSEIVLSEDECKEAIAFMNHSADEDAIKKKMKLTFDYRRKMVLDPMQSSDLLTIFPRFKDIKGLIEQDFVLMFGEGVSGKLLEKWTTAFKKKVIQQCKRLPATSDLQELLLAAESLRDDPEEDVHIVWDSDLASVLLLLHLIPPSAQGRKRPGKVSASQAENHLVVFKKSGTNIEEQLQDISASAQPYLLAVGPQKDSIHQFFIILDQHAIPCKSTSSLGAFDELFKAHYVFGTSYNTMLHNMYTFIQTTVYNIDVGKVKESPRVAEVRARLLN; encoded by the exons ATGGTGCAG GATACAGTCATTATTGAAGAAGGCCCTGACAGTAAGCGAATGAAGCTGGATGATGAAGCAAAAAag CTGGTGCAATCTGTTCTTGTCAAGAAACCTGGAGGCGAGAGTATAATAAATGAGTATAACAGAACAAAGGCTTTAAAGGATGAAACGAGGAGAAAAATGGTTAATATCCTGGCAGCTGATATGACCGAAAAAAATGG AGGGTCCCCACCAAGGCTGGTCAAAGAAAAATATGCCAGAGGAATCGTGGCTTTGTTCCCTTACCTCAGTGACCCCTATTCCAAAAATGGCTTT GAGCATTACTATGATGGTGAGAGTGGCACCGGATATTTGGCATGGAGAATCAAAACTATTCAGAGAAACCTGGCTAAAGAACGACGAGGATCATTTGAAG gTCAAGTGTCGTATGCTGAGCGGGGATCCGGTGGACCAACTGTAGCAAGGCATTCAAAGTTTACTTCAGAGATTGTCCTGAGTGAGGATGAATGCAAGGAAGCAATTGCATTCATGAACCATTCTGCTGATGAGGATGCCATCAAGAAGAAAATGAAACTGACATTTGACTATCGTCGTAAGATGGTTCTTGATCCCATGCAGTCCAGTGATCTATTGACAATTTTTCCTCGTTTCAAGGACATTAAAGGCTTG ATTGAGCAAGACTTTGTTCTGATGTTTGGAGAAGGAGTGTCAGGCAAGCTGCTAGAGAAGTGGACAACAGCGTTCAAGAAAAAAGTCATTCAGCAGTGCAAAAGACTTCCTGCAACCAGCGATTTACAGGAACTTTTGCTAGCAGCAGAATCTCTCCGTGATGACCCTGAAGAAGATGTTCATATTG TTTGGGACAGCGACCTTGCTTCAGTACTACTACTGTTGCATCTGATTCCACCATCTGCTCAAGGCCGGAAGAGACCAGGGAAAGTTTCTGCTTCTCAAGCAGAAAATCATCTTGTTGTCTTCAAGAAG AGTGGAACAAACATTGAGGAGCAGCTGCAAGACATCTCTGCGAGCGCTCAGCCCTATCTCCTGGCTGTAGGTCCTCAGAAGGATTCAATTCACCAGTTCTTCATCATCCTTGATCAGCATGCCATTCCATGCAAGTCCACCTCTTCTCTTGGTGCCTTTGATGAACTGTTTAAGGCACATTATGTTTTTGGCACCTCTTACAACACCATGCTGCACAACATGTACACTTTCATTCAAACCACTGTGTACAACATAGATGTTGGGAAAGTGAAAGAAAGTCCTCGTGTTGCTGAGGTTAGGGCAAGGCTGCTTAACTAG